A single Actinomadura algeriensis DNA region contains:
- a CDS encoding glycerophosphodiester phosphodiesterase family protein — MNRVSMLAGGTVLAAALAVTGIAQAAPDRPGPGGRTDALILGHRGSPGQAPEETLASYRNALREDADVLEGDVQLTADRELVLVHDDTLVRTTDVEEVYPDRAPWKVGQFTLAEIKRLDAGSWFDSRYKGQRVPTVKELLDVADRRTGLTLELKAPANSPGVATLLARELTAARLTDGATLRSGAYRVHVHSRDRAALAEFHAAAPKVQLSYLTGGKMPADAELAELAGWTVGVYAHPRVTGASDVERAHDAGLKVISDPVDGPEQISMAENQGYDWITSNFPGTARRVLEGAKRPFPRANGVVVDSVFPNPGGDDVQPENSEHVVLRNTTSRPVDVGGGYLRDQAGNLLGIGRGYVIPPGSLLRVHVGPGTDRADAYYNGLTTGFLNNTSGDTVSFFGADHALIDIASYIVP, encoded by the coding sequence GTGAACAGGGTCTCCATGCTCGCCGGCGGCACCGTGCTCGCCGCCGCCCTCGCCGTCACCGGCATCGCCCAGGCCGCCCCCGACCGCCCCGGCCCCGGCGGCCGGACGGACGCGCTGATCCTCGGCCATCGCGGCTCGCCGGGCCAGGCGCCGGAGGAGACGCTCGCCTCCTACCGGAACGCGCTGCGGGAGGACGCGGACGTCCTGGAGGGCGACGTCCAGCTGACGGCGGACCGCGAGCTCGTGCTCGTGCACGACGACACGCTCGTCCGCACCACCGACGTGGAGGAGGTCTACCCGGACCGGGCGCCCTGGAAGGTCGGCCAGTTCACGCTCGCCGAGATCAAGAGGCTGGACGCCGGGTCATGGTTCGACTCGCGCTACAAGGGCCAGCGCGTGCCGACCGTGAAGGAACTGCTGGACGTCGCGGACCGGCGGACCGGCCTCACGCTCGAGCTGAAGGCGCCCGCGAACAGCCCCGGGGTCGCGACGCTGCTCGCCCGGGAGCTGACCGCGGCCCGGCTCACCGACGGCGCGACGCTGCGGTCGGGCGCCTACCGCGTGCACGTCCACTCGCGCGACAGGGCGGCGCTCGCGGAGTTCCACGCCGCCGCGCCCAAGGTGCAGCTGTCGTACCTGACCGGCGGGAAGATGCCGGCCGACGCCGAACTGGCGGAGCTGGCGGGCTGGACCGTCGGGGTGTACGCGCATCCGCGCGTGACCGGCGCGTCCGACGTCGAGCGGGCGCACGACGCGGGGCTGAAGGTGATCAGTGACCCGGTGGACGGCCCGGAACAGATCTCCATGGCCGAGAACCAGGGATACGACTGGATCACGTCGAACTTCCCCGGCACGGCGCGGCGCGTCCTGGAGGGTGCGAAGCGGCCGTTCCCGAGGGCGAACGGCGTCGTGGTGGACAGCGTCTTCCCGAACCCGGGCGGCGACGACGTCCAGCCCGAGAACAGCGAGCACGTCGTCCTGCGCAACACCACGTCGCGGCCCGTGGACGTCGGCGGCGGGTACCTGCGCGACCAGGCCGGCAACCTGCTCGGGATCGGCCGAGGGTACGTGATCCCGCCCGGCAGCCTGCTGCGCGTCCACGTCGGCCCGGGCACCGACCGGGCCGACGCCTACTACAACGGCCTGACCACCGGGTTCCTGAACAACACCTCCGGTGACACGGTGTCGTTCTTCGGGGCCGACCACGCGCTAATCGACATCGCCTCCTACATCGTCCCCTGA